A stretch of DNA from Lotus japonicus ecotype B-129 chromosome 4, LjGifu_v1.2:
CGGAAGTCGAGCAAGAGGCTAGTGGCGGTAGACAAGACTaaatggtgcgagtaccaccgcTCGGCGGGCCATGACACTGATGACTGCTTCACTTTGAAGAAAGAGATTGAGAGGGTGATCAAGACGGGACGCTCACAGCAATATGACCGAGGCGATCGTCAGCAGGGTGATCGCCCGCAAGGGAACCGCCAACGAGAGGAGCGCCGACAGGACAACCGTCGCTCGACCCCAACGAGGGACCGGAAGGAGACATTGGCGactgaaaagaagaaagctgagGAGACCTTTAACAAATATCTGGAGCCGCCAGTTGGAACCATCAATACAATCGCCGGAGGCTTCGGTGGCAGAGGTGACTCTCAGGCGGCGAGGCGAAGGCACGTCAAAGTGGTAAGTTCAGTACAAGAGATTCCGTTTGGTTTTCAACATCCAGATATAGTTGTGTCGTCGGTTGATTTTGAAGGGATCAAGACCCACAAGGATGATCCTATAGTGGTCATGGTAAGGATCAATAGTTTCAACGTAAGGCGAGTACTCCTGGATCAAGGCAGTTCGACGGATATAATCTACGGCGACGCGTTCGACCAACTGGGACTGACAGATCGAGACCTGACGCCGTACAcaagaactttggtgggattttCTGGAGAACAAGTTTGGGTGCGCGGCTACCTGGATCTTGACATGATTTTTGGTATTGATGACAACGCAAAGGTTCTGCGAGTAAGGTATTTGGTTTTGCAGGTGGTAGTGTCATACAACGTCATAATTGGTCGGAACACAATGAATCGCCTGTGCACAATGATTTCAACggctcacctggcggtgaaATATCCGCTAGACAGTGGTAAGGTAGGAAAGTTAACGGTTGATCAGCGGCGGGCGACACAAAGGGAGCTGTTGTGGGTCACAAGTGCCACAAAATTGAGGTTTTAGAAGGCGATCGGGAGCAAAGGGGCGTTCAAGAACAGGACCAGGACAGAATAGGTAGGCCGAGACAGTTGGTTGGTGCAAGGAACGGCAGGCGCAGAGCGAACCGATATGAAGAAGGAGCTGAAAAGAGGACATGAAGGGATGGGCAGTTCACCGGCCCTCTGGCGGAGGAACGGTGGGCAGGCGTGATCGGAGATCTTGAGCTTTTCAAGTTTAGTAGGGGACTTTTGGCGATTGAGCCTGGGCATACAATGGAGCAAGAATACCGTCTGGAGGAGTTGTTAGGGAAAAATTTAAACCTTTTTGATTGGAGTGAGAAGGACGCTAAATGAGGGCTGCCCAAATTTAGGAAGCCTATTTTCCCAAAGAATCGCTTCGAGGGTGATGGAAAGGGGAAGATGGAGCAGCAAGCGGCGGTCCCTTCGGAGCATCGCTAGAACAATGTTGGCCGTGAAGAGTTTGGGAAGCCTGCAACGTTTAATCGGAAACATCGTGGcagaaacaaaaaaaagggGAAGGCTGTTCAGCAGGATGGCGATCAAAGGAAATTCGTTAAGATAGGGGCGACAAGTTTCAAGCCTTCCAAGGCGGTTCAACAACTTAAGGATAAAGTCAAGCTTGGTGAAAACCAGTCTCAGCATAAAGGGACCGGGCGAGAGGATTGGTTTTCGGCGGATGCAGGATGGGTGGCGAGCACTTCAGCTTTGAAGGGCGAGACGTTTGGCGAGCTGCTCTGATTGGCGACAGAGGTTTGAAGAATTAGTAGGGCGGCCACTAGCGTGGCGAGATGAGTGAAGACTTGGCTTCAGGAGGGCAAGCTTGGAGCAAAAATTAGAACTAAAAATAAATATGCTCTATTTTTCTCcaccacgggagttttttaatgaggcatccctcaaaaaatgtaaaaaatattttttacaatgaaataaaaggatattctcagcaatactcctacaAATCAACTGAATTGTAACAGTTTCACGGTGGGAAAacttccctgaaggtggcgatcccaacacgaccttgatgtctagggatcgctccggaaagtccggcgcaaTCGTTTCTACCTATTGGCGACGTgtgggataagcttcttatccaaaaaGCCTCCCCGTATAAGGGTGAGCATACTTAACTAGGCCAAGCCTTGGGCaacccaaatggccattgggacccgagcCACTGTAAGTCCTCGCCGAGTAGAGTTGgcgaggccacacctgctcttacgggaaaagcTTGTGAACAAAGCCTTGGTTCAAACAAATTGAggaaaagtcctagttaaaccatATACATTTTCAATGTCGTTAAAAGCGTAATTCAGATCTAAGTAAAAAACATACAAAATGACAATATCAAACACGGCAAGAAAGTAGAAAAGCAAGAAGAACGTTAAACAAATGAAGTGAAAATAACAACTGTTTTTCATTAAGAACCGGCCCCAAAGGGCGGTCAAAATTACAAACGAAGGTAAAACACAATTACAATCATTCTTAAACAGTCTCATTAACATTctccccttcttcatcttcagcaGCCAGGAAACACTCCTCGTTAAAGCCCGGTGGATCATCTGGACCGACCAAACCAGCTGGAGTAACCTTCTTGAAAGCCCCCATTGGACGAAGATCCAGGTGGTCATGAAGGTGTCGAGCTTGGGATTTGGCAAGAAAGAATCCAAGACCACGCTCTTCAGCGGCGGCAGCGACAGCTTCATCCTTCAACTTTTCCTCAAGCGCCTCGGCATCGGAGGATGCTTGAGCTTTCAGGCCCGCCACAACCTGGTTTTTAGCCTCAACCTGAGCCTTAGCCTCCACGAGATCCTCGTCCTTTGACGCCAGGTCACTGCGTAGGGATGCTAGTTCTTTATCCTTGGCGGCAATAGACTCCTCCTTGGCGATTATCACTTCAGCACGTGCGTCCGACTCTTTTTGCATTTCCTCAAGCTCCTCCTCCAGCTCTTCGATCCTCCCTAGGATGGCGGACAAATCGTGTTCAAACTCATGAACTTCATACCCCAGCCTGTTCAACGTAATTTCTTGGTTTGCCACCTGGGTCAACAGCCTGTCTTGTTTGTCGCCAGCCTTAAGCGTAGCGGCATGGAGTTCCTCCGCCGTCCGGCGTAATTCCTTAACCTCAGCAGTGAGCCCCAAGGAATCTTGAGAAACCTTTGCGAATAGGCAGCCAGTACGAAGGAGACTCAGGATGGCTTCCTAAGCCAGGTCGTCAAGATTCTGGTTTCCTTCTCCCCTTAATGTCTAGAAGAAAGGATCAGAAAGGATGAAGAAAATAGGGTTTGTTGGGCGGTCCTCTGGGGGGCCTTCGTTTTCCCTTTCCAAAGGTGTGGTGTGACTTCCTCCGGCGCCTTGGAGGTTAGAAGCAGGGGAAGTTTGATGAAGTGGGATGGCGGTGAATGGCGGGGGCGACACCTGGTTGGCAGGCACCTGATTTTCAAGTTGGGAATCTGGCGAGCAGACATGAGGAGTTTAAGGAAGGCCCGTCTCGCCCTAAAGGGTTCAATGTTTGGGCACATTGTCTAATGGAGTGGGAACCGTATCTTCGGGGGCGGGACGTACAACAACATCTCCCTGGGGGGCAGGTGGGATAGCCACCTCGCCCTCCGGGGCTGTTTGAGTGGCGGAGGTGTCGCCGGACACCAGTTTCCTAGCCTTCTTGACCTTCTTTTTAGGCGAGGGGCCGACGGCCTCACCATGAGCATTTAAGCCGCAACATCTGAGGCCGCAGTACGCCTCCTCTTTCCCCCGCCAGTGTTGAACTCAGGGGGAAATTGGACAACCTTGGTGGCGAGAGCGCTCGTCAGTTCGGCCTTAATGAACTTCATTTATTCTGAAAAGGGGAAAACAAAACGTTAGCAAGATTAAAGGCAGAGTATATGACAAATAACATAAGGGAAAACAGGAAAGAATTCCTGGCGAGAGGGATCGTGACCTTAGAGCCGAAGAAGGGTGTTTTCCCGAGCAGCCTTCAGCAATTGGGAGCATTCGAGGATAGGGAGTTTGACGAAGAAGTTGAGGATGATCTTGTCTTCGTCGCTCAGTGATGCCTCTAACGTCTGGGGAACATCATGAGGGGCCTCGGTCCAGTAGAAGGAGAAGCGGGCGATCCCGTCCCGCAAGTTGAAGACCTCGGGGTACGTGAAACAGATCATTACCCGGAAGTACCGACGGGCGAATCCGTATTTGGCATTACTCTTGTAAGGATGAAGACGTTGGCACCCGGTACGGGACTTCATAGACATCCAGTCGCGGGACCGCAAGGACTTAGGCTCCACGACTAGAAGTAGAAGAAGTGGGTGATTGAGGGCTCAAGGCCAACCGCATCGCAAAGCATCTCGAAACACTTTGCAAAGGCCCAGGCATTCGGGTGCAGTTGGCACAAGGCGACGTTGACTGCCTTCATTACTTAGCAGAGGAACGGCGAGAACGAGAATTTTATTCCGAGGTCAAGGTGCAGGTATTcatagacatagaagaagtgagACCTCTTCTTTTTTGCGGCGGCTTCAATCGTGCTGTTCTGCCACGGACGGTTTTTACTCTTGCAACCACTGGCACAGAGGATAGATTCGAGGGGCTTCTCGAGGCAAAGCCCACCGGCCCAACGAGCAACGTCGGCGACAGATTCGTCAGTAGTATGCTCAGAAGGCTAGCGGATGGCCTCCTGAGCAGGGCTCTCGGAAACGGATTGGGGAAGGGTGGCGAATATTTTGAACTAGAAGGCATTGGACTCCTCCTCGCCAAGGGGGACTCCTCCAGGGGGAGGGGGGGTCAAAAGGAGTCATTAGTGCCAGGGTCGAGTTTTGGGAGGAGTTTCTAGTATGGCGCTTGGGAGACATTTCTCGGAAAAGGAATGGAAGAAGAGGAGCAAGTCGGAATTTGAGCAGGGAAAATCTGAAGGGATGGAGAGTAGTGGCATTGGAGAGGATATTTTTTGAGGAGTTCTTGAGAGCAAAATAAGGGTGCAAGGAGTGGAGGTTTCGAAAGTGGCAGATGGTAAAAGAGCAGGGTTCTTATAGAAAAGGGGTGACTGTTGGAGGGAGACGCGTGTGGATCTCCTGTGGATGGTTAGTTGAGATCATGGGGAGGAAGTGGAGAATCGTGCCTCATCATGACGAAAAGAAATGATTAGTTTGGGGTTTGTTGAGTATTCCTTTGTATTTGCTATTTGTAGCTTTTGTAATTTTCATtactttgtattgggttgaagtaccccttgtgcttctcttcaatatatcttggcttatcaaaaaaaaaactttgggaAAGGCACGGATTTTTGGGAAGAGCAAGTGGCGCATTAAATGGGAAGCAACAACGGTTGATTGGCGTAAATCTGAAGGGACATGCTTTATCATgatttgaggggacgtttcAAGTGCAGCGGTTAAGATTCTAAAGATTCGCTGATCTTTGTGATTCAACTAACACATCCTGCGTGACCCTCACGTGCCGAGACACCAAACTAGCGGGCGCTCGCCAGCGCTACAAGGCGAGCAGGCTTATCTTCATCGCCCCaagtggacttgtggacttagGGAAATTTATATTCGcttcacgccatgttggcgacctacTCTATTTCTTCGCAGTCCTGACTTAGGCTaacttttatttaatatttgtaactttatttttaaagacaacttagctctcatgcttcgagcttggtatcttgtggacttgtggactgggcgagcctcGAAAGGGCCTCGCCCAAGGCTGCCCGCCTTGTGGCGGTCACGCAAGCTCAGAGTTGGGCCTCCCCCACGAGGCCCAATTGGCCTAATAGGGGTAGTTAGACTAACAAGGCAcaacccctagcctataaatagggagcggttaccacatgtaaaggactcttagctcatttgctTAATAACAAACTCtcaattcagttattttctctctctaagcggttacattctctctctaggaaGTTACACATTCATCTCTCTAGATTTTCTCTCTTGTGCAATCCCTTCACTCTTGGTACTATAccctatctctatgttcttggctggaacacTCAACTTAAAAAGAGTAAACCATGTCACCTTTCTAGGTGAAGTTTTACATGCCTACAACACATGATATtacctccgttccttattaactgtctacttttaagaaaaaaatttgttcctatacatctgtccacttagcatttctagagagcattaaatgatgtttttcctaACAATACCCTTGTTGgagcaataaatgaagaaagataaaacacATTATATAgggtaaaataggaaaacaacCAATACTTTTCTGAAAATCAACAAAgttaattgcactccttaatatgtgtgtttcttctctctctGGACAGTCAAATAGGAACGAAGGTAGTATGATTTAAAGTTTTGTACCCTCTTCTTGGCTTCCGACCTTCCCATTAGCCTGAGCAGATAGAATTTACCCTACAACCCTAACTCTGCTTTGTTTGGAAAATATCGACATATGCTTTGATGATTGAGAATGTAATGCTGTTGATGGATCACCTTCGTGGGACTACAAAAAACGTAAATTTAACAATCTATATTTGATTAGTGACAACCATGGATCGGAACCTTTTATGGGTTTTCTCATTCATAGTGATGAAATATGTTGGGTTTCTGATTGTGAGGGAGAAAAAACATTTGCCCCGGGATGATTACTTGATGAGGCTGCGTAGTGGGGACTTGGACTTGGGTGCTAGAATGGAGGCTCTTGAATTGATTTCAAAGGTATTTTTGCTTGTTTCATTCATGGAGAGTAAAATCCTTTAAGATTCAAAGTTTCATACTTTGTCTCATTGTTGGAACAGTCTCAAATCTTGAACTTCAACCAGGTCGGGATACCTTGCGGTGAGATCAATAAGATCATAAT
This window harbors:
- the LOC130712579 gene encoding uncharacterized protein LOC130712579; the protein is MQLRKSSKRLVAVDKTKWCEYHRSAGHDTDDCFTLKKEIERVIKTGRSQQYDRGDRQQGDRPQGNRQREERRQDNRRSTPTRDRKETLATEKKKAEETFNKYLEPPVGTINTIAGGFGGRGDSQAARRRHVKVVSSVQEIPFGFQHPDIVVSSVDFEGIKTHKDDPIVVMVRINSFNVRRVLLDQGSSTDIIYGDAFDQLGLTDRDLTPYTRTLVGFSGEQVWVRGYLDLDMIFGIDDNAKVLRVRYLVLQVVVSYNVIIGRNTMNRLCTMISTAHLAVKYPLDSGKVGKLTVDQRRATQRELLWVTSATKLRF